The proteins below are encoded in one region of Gopherus flavomarginatus isolate rGopFla2 chromosome 12, rGopFla2.mat.asm, whole genome shotgun sequence:
- the LOC127032558 gene encoding olfactory receptor 5V1-like: MENQTTPTEFILLGFHNIQGLHFLLSWVISIIYIFTILGNMLIIFLSLVEACLQTPMYFFLGNLSLLDICLTTTTVPQMLVHLVSGRSSISYARCATQLYFFLFFVGAECMLLATMAYDRYMAICKPLRYTLLMNRKFYVLLVSVSWLSGALNAALHTFLTIHLPFCEANRINYFFCDIPPLLALSCGDISFNITMILVSSIFLGWSPTLCIGLSYGYIVSRIVKIHSPEGRSKAFSTCVSHLTAVLLYYGSSIFTYVRPLSSYSLDNDKLIYLLYNIITPMLNPLIYTLRNKDVKRAMKKVLVRKMFF; this comes from the coding sequence ATGGAGAATCAAACCACACCaactgaattcatccttcttggaTTTCATAATATTCAGGGGTTACATTTCCTACTGTCTTGGGTTATCTCCATCATCTACATCTTCACCATCTTGGGGAACATgctcatcatcttcctctccttggTGGAAGCATGTCTCCAAACCccaatgtacttcttcctgggaaaCCTCTCCCTCCTAGACATCTGCCTGACCACCACCACTGTTCCCCAGATGCTGGTGCACCTCGTCTCAGGCAGGAGCAGTATCTCCTATGCAAGGTGTGCAACACAACTCTACTTCTTCCTCTTTTTTGTGGGTGCTGAGTGCATGTTGCTGGCCACCATGGCGTACGACCGCTACATGGCCATATGCAAACCCCTGCGCTACACGCTGCTCATGAACAGGAAGTTTTATGTTCTGCTGGTGTCAGTTTCTTGGCTTAGTGGTGCACTCAATGCAGCCTTGCACACATTCCTTACTATCCACCTGCCCTTCTGTGAGGCCAACAGGATCAACTACTTCTTCTGtgatatcccaccactgctggcTCTTTCCTGTGGAGACATCTCATTCAATATCACCATGATACTGGTCTCCAGCATCTTCTTGGGGTGGAGCCCCACCCTGTGCATTGGACTTTCATATGGGTACATTGTTTCAAGGATAGTGAAGATACATTCCCCTGAGGGGAGGAGTAAGGCCTTCTCCACCTGTGTGTCACATCTCACTGCAGTCCTGCTCTACTATGGAAGTAGTATCTTCACCTATGTCAGACCCCTCTCTAGCTACTCACTGGATAATGACAAGTTAATTTATCTGCTGTACAACATCATCACCCCCATGTTAAACCCATTGATTTATACTCTGAGGAACAAGGATGTGAAGAGAGCCATGAAAAAGGtcctagtgaggaaaatgttCTTCTAA
- the LOC127032511 gene encoding olfactory receptor 49-like, translating to MWNQTNVTEFILIGFLYSRPLECLIAVGFLASYLLILSGNIMIITIILLDRHLHSPMHYFLWNLSCLEILITSSVIPKVIASFLTGDRSISYLPCITQCYFYFLLGCSEFVLLAVMSYDRYVAICNPLRYTMVMNAQLCFQLVVGSWATGFLATIIPTILVITLPFCNANQIDHFFCESLALVKLFSVDTSFVELLSFMTSSAILLGSLILTVVSYTCIVATIFRITSHSGRNKAFSTCSSHFIIITMGYGSCIFMYVRPSGSEISLNKLVALLNTVVTPLMSPFIFSMRNQQMKDSLRTALKRSMNLSRKHINF from the coding sequence ATGTGGAACCAAACGAACGTGACCGAATTCATCCTCATTGGCTTCCTCTACTCCCGCCCTCTGGAATGCCTCATTGCTGTTGGCTTCTTGGCCTCTTACTTGCTGATCTTGTCTGGCAATATCATGATCATCACCATCATCCTCTTAGACCGTCACCTCCACAGCCCCATGCACTACTTCCTCTGGAACCTCTCCTGTTTGGAGATCCTTATTACATCTTCTGTCATACCCAAGGTGATTGCCAGCTTTCTGACAGGTGACAGGTCCATCTCCTACCTGCCTTGTATCACTCAGTGCTACTTCTACTTCCTTTTGGGCTGCAGTGAGTTTGTCCTTCTGGCCGTTATGTCCTatgatcgctatgtggccatctgcaaCCCACTGCGCTACACCATGGTCATGAATGCTCAGCTCTGCTTCCAGCTCGTGGTGGGGTCATGGGCAACGGGGTTCCTGGCCACCATCATCCCCACCATCCTGGTCATCACCCTGCCCTTCTGCAATGCCAACCAGATTGACCACTTCTTCTGTGAAAGCTTGGCCTTGGTCAAGCTGTTCAGTGTGGACACGAGCTTTGTGGAGCTGCTGAGTTTCATGACCTCCTCCGCcatcctgctgggctccttgatCCTGACGGTGGTGTCCTACACTTGTATTGTTGCCACCATCTTCAGGATAACATCCCACTCAGGACGCAACAAGgctttctccacctgctcctcccacttcatcatcatcaccatGGGCTATGGCAGCTGCATCTTCATGTATGTCCGGCCTTCTGGCAGCGAAATCTCGCTCAACAAGCTGGTGGCCCTGCTCAACACAGTGGTGACCCCTCTCATGAGCCCCTTCATCTTCAGCATGAGGAACCAGCAGATGAAAGATTCCCTGAGGACAGCCTTGAAGAGAAGCATGAACTTGTCAAGgaagcatattaacttctga